The Pedobacter ginsengisoli region TTTATTATCAAACAAGGTAATATTGGGCTTATTAGCCGGATTAAGGCCAGAAAATACTTCTTTAACAAACATTTTCGCTACACGTCCGGGTGTTCCATTCAAACTATCATCTGTAAGGTCCAGTCCTAAGGTTTGCATAATTTCGCGAAAATGCCCTGCAATAATCTTTATTTTTTCATGATCTCCAAGCTCAAAAGCATCACTTCTTAACGGAGTATCATACGAAGTACCAATATGTTGTTCGCCTAATAAATCTTCCAGTTCAGCTAAAGAAAGATTATTATCCGTTGTATTCAAGGCAGTTCTATTCTGTTTCATAAATTATTGCGACTAATTTTATCCGTATCGGTTTTTAGTAATAATAGGTGGTAAATATAAAAAAGATAATTTTATTAAAATGAGCAAGCACTATTGTAACCGGATCTTGCCTTTCATTACTACATGAATACTACAATAATAATTAGCAGCTGCAGTTACGCCCATTTTCCAGGAACCGCCTGATGGTATTATAGAAGAAGTCCATTGTTTCGAGCCTTCTTCAGTTACATCATGAGCCATCATATCATGATTTACCCAAATTATGGTGTCGCCCTGCTTAACAGTAATATCATCAGGAACAAATTTCATGTTTTTGATCTCAACAGTGTATGCCTTAGGCTTTTCCTTAACTGAAAAACAGCTGGCAAACAAAAAAACAACAAACGCAAAACAGATATAATACTTGCTCATGATAATTTATTTAAATTTCATTTGTACCATCTCAGCGTGGCTTAAATGTACTTTTAATGCCGGAACCACCTTTTCCAGCAAAGCTTTTAGTTCTGCGTTTTTAGATGATGGGATTAACAAACCCTCAACTGCGCCAATAACCGCTTTATGATAAGCTACTTCATTGTCTATATAGGCCTTATCAAATGCTTTTCCTGATTTTGAAAGCAAAGTTTTTTTTGTTACTTCGGCATCAGCCATTAGCTTTTTACTTACGGCATTGTCTTTAGGTGTAACTTTTAGCTTAGTAACTAATGCCACAGCCTGTGCAATAACTGCTTTGTGATCATTTGACATGGTTTCAGCAAACTTAAGAATATCAACATTCTTTGATTTTGCTTTAGCTACCGTTGCATAGTTAATATCGATCTGGTTGGCAGTAACTGCAACAGAAGCCACTTCGGCATCATTGAGTTTAGGGGTCTGAGCTAGTAATGTTGCTGTAAACACTACTGATAATGCCATTGTAATAATACTGGAAGATGCTAACGTTTTAATCATTTTCATGTTTCTAAGATTTATTTGTTCATTTATATATTAGAGATTGCCTGATTAAAAAGGGTTACATTTTTATCTGTTGTTCAGTATAGAAAATATTAATAATTTTATAGAACATATGATGGCAAGTAAAGAAGTTGTAATCCAGGAGCTCATTTCGAAGTCCGGAGAACAACTGTTAAGTGTAAAAGAAACCACATACAAAGACCTCAGCACACCTGCTCAGTCTGCAATGTATACCGTGTTATTTATTAAAGAAGGAAAAGGCTTATACCATGCCGACTTCGGTATTTTTCCTTTTGCTGCTCCTGCCCTACTATTCTCTACCCCGCTGCAGGTAATTCATCTGCAAAAAGCAGAATCTGTAAAATGCACCCAGCTACAGTTTCATGGCGATTTCTATTGCATTGAATTTCACCGTACCGAGGTACGCTGCAACGGTCTACTGTTTAACAACATCTATGTAGATCCAATTGTCGCACTATCTGACAAAGAAGCAAAAGTATTTAGCAAACTTGTAGATGATTTAAGAGAAGAACTGAGCCATCCAACCCTTTCTGATATAGTTCCAAGAGCATATTTGCAGCTTTTTTTAGCAAAATCGAGCAGCATTAAAATGAATGGTCCGTTTAATATAAACGCCGATAGAGAGCGTGATGAACTGATGGAACAGTTTAGCCAATTATTAGACCAGCACTACCTTACTTTGCGCAAACCATCAGATTATGCCGACTTGCTTTCTATGTCAAGAGATAATTTCACCCGTCGCTGTACACGCTATTTCAGAAAGTCACCTTCGCAATTAATTCAGGAAAAACTAATACTCGAGGCAAAAAAGCAACTTCATTTAACCAGGCAAACCATTAAGGAAATTGCCTATAACTTACAATTTCAGGACGAGTTCTATTTTAGCCGTGTCTTTAAAAAATTCACTAAAGTTTCGCCGCAAGCCTTTAGAGATAAAACAGGAATTTCAATTGTTGCGGATATGTCCAAGGATTAGCCCCATTTGTCCATGTTATGCCTATCGGGATTGCTATAGATTTGTATAAAAATCAATAGCATGAAAAGTTCAATTATAAATACAATAGCCAATCTAGACCAATTAGGCAAAAATGCAATCCGCTTTGGAATCGTTGTTGTCTTTCTATGGATAGGCGGTTTAAAATTTTTCACTTACGAAGCCGATGGCGTTGTTCCATTCGTAGCAAACAGTCCTTTTATGTCCTTCTTTTATAACCATCCAGATGAGTATAAAGACCATATGAATAAAGAGGGTGATTTGATTCCGGCCAATCATCAATGGCATATCGCTAACAATACTTATGGCTTTTCGGCAGGCTTAGGCGTATTTCTAATTACACTTGGTTTATTAGTTGCCTTACATAAGGTAGCTCCATTAGCTAGTATGATTGGCAGTGGATTTATATTTCTGATGTCGCTTGGTACACTATCATTTTTAATTACAACTCCCGAAAGCTGGGTACCTCACCTTACGGATGAGCAATGGGGATTCCCTTATTTGTCTGGCCGTGGCCGACTGGTTATTAAAGATATTGTAATCCTTGGCGGAGCCATTATTACCATGAGCGAATCTGCAAAACTGTACCTTCAAAATAAAGCAAGCAAAAAAGTTGCTTAAAGCTAATTTGGCCTCATAAACTTGAACGACAAGGCTGTTCCCGTACCCAACACAGCACCAGCAGCCACATCTGTTGGGTAATGGACACCTAGGTATAAACGTGAAAAACTAACAGAACTAGCCCATAAATATGCAGGTGCAATTACATACCATTTAGGATAAGCCTGAGATAAAGCAGTAGCCGTTGTAAAGGATGTTGAAGTATGTCCAGAAGGAAATGAATAATGTGAAGGCTGATAAACAGCATTTATTTTAACATTAGCAAGAAATGGTCTTGGGCGTTTAACTGCCTTTTTAATCAGCATAGTTACAAGCGCATTAACAGCTGAGCTGCTAACTACATATAAAGCATTCTGCCTCATCTCTTTATCCTTACCAATTACACCAGCTGCAAATAAGCCAACAGGAACACCAACATTAACCAAATCATTGTTTTTAGATAAGAACATAAAGAAACCAGTTTTTTCAGGAGTCCTGGTTTTCGAAAGATCAATAAGAATCTGATCATCTAACCGTTGCAATCTGTTTTGAGCAAAACTACTCACCGGTAAAACAGACATTAAACCAATTTGAATGATCAGTAAGTATTTAAAGTATTTTATTTTCAATGCTTTATCCTCCGCTATTAGGTTACTTTAATAAATATGCACATATCTACTATTTTAAAAACAAGTCAAAATAACAGTTAGTTTCTGAATATACCATCATAAGTATATCACTTAATTAAAAATTACAGCTTGCTTATCCTGATGCTCATTAACCATTTCTTTCAAAAAGATCTCCTGAATTTGATTAACCTCATCTAAGTACATTGTTTTTCTTCTTGTGCCAAAATATAATGTGTTCTCTATTACATTATAACCCTCCCATATTTGCTTAACGTTACCAGAATCCAATTCATTTTTAGAAAGAAAATCAGGAATAACGGCAATTCCATTACCGCCGCTTAAACAACGGATAATTGAACTCATGTTAGGTACTATATAGTTGGGTTTAAAATCTGGCCGCTTACCAAAGTTCACATGCCAAAACCTTCTTAAATGCTCCATATCACCTGCTGTACCATACCATGTTTGTCGTTTTAACCAATCCTGTATTGCATTCAGATCTTTGCTTTTCAACAAAGGTTCCAGGTCATCTGTTGATGTTTTTGCCCCACCAATAACAACTATTCTTTCTTTAAAAAAGGGAGTATAAACCAGACCTTTGTAATCGCCTTTTTGGGGTGTAATGATCAGATCAAGAATACCATTATCAAGATCACTTAGCATTTGAGGATAATCTCCAAATTTAATAATTACATTAAAATCCAGAGTAGGCAGATAAGATTCAAGCGTGAACTGAAACGTTTCAAAGCACATACCAATACTTATAGTTGGTTTTTCTTTTTCCGCCGTTTTATGGAAGTGGCGCTCGGCTTCTTCTAATTTACAAAGTGATTCCTGTATGTAATTGTAAAGAATTTTACCCCGTTCGGTCGACACCATTTTTCGCGATGTCCTGTCAAAAAGCTTGTACCCTACGTACGATTCCAATGAACTTAAATGTAAACTTACACCCGGTTGCGAAACATACAATGCTTCGGCTGCCCCGGTTAGCGTACCTGTTTCATAAATAGCTTTAAAGGTTCTGAACCATTCTAAATTAACCATACCATTCTATCATAATTATAATACAAAGGTATGATTTATATTATTTTAATAGTAGAATAACTAGCCGTAATTTTGTCATAACATTTAGAAAATAAAATGAATTCTATTAAAATGGAAACGAAAAAAATATTTGTAATTAACGGAGGACAGGTTTTTGGACATTCTGGAGGCCGTTTTAATAAAACAATTTTTGATGCCACACTTCAGTTTTTCAAGAACAAAGAAGGATTTGAAATCAGATCTACAGATATCAATGACAACTACGATCCAAAACAGGAAGTTGAAAATTACGTATGGGCAGATATTGTGATTTACCATACCCCTATCTGGTGGTTTCAGGTGCCCAACGGATTAAAAAAATACATTGATGTGGTATTTACCGAAGGCCACCAAAGTGGCATTTATCATAGTGATGGCCGTTCATCTCAAAACCCGACTATAAATTATGGTACCGGCGGTATGCTACACGGTAAAAAATACATGGTTACCTCATCGTGGAATGCCCCAAAAGAAGCTTTTACTTTACCTGGAGAATTCTTTAACGAGACCAGTGTTGACGATGGTGTATTATTCGGTTTTCATCGAATGAATGCTTTTACCGGAATGAAACCATTACCTGGCCTGCACTTTCATGATGTAGAAAAGAATGCTAATATTGCAGTTGATCTTGAAAGATACACAACACATTTAAACAACATTTTTATTAATAAAGCACATGAGCATTTACTTAACAGCAATTTCCAAAGCCAAGCCACAGCATGTTGATCAGTTTAAAGCACTTCTGCTAACACTGGTAGTAGAATCCAGAAAAGAAGAAGCATGCATCCAATACGATCTTCATCAATCAACTGATAATCCTGCATTGTTCATTTTTCATGAAGAATGGGCAAGCAAAGAGGCACTTGAGTTGCATAACCAAACAGCTCATATTGCAAAATTCATAAAAGATTCTGTTGATATAATTGATGGCAATGTAACCATACATATAACAGAAAAACTTGCCTAAAGTGGCATTAAAGCATCCGCTGTCTTTTTTTAATAGAGATAGCAGATGTGTATCATAAAAAGAAAAAAATGGAATACAGAAATTTAGGAAAAACAGATTTAAACCTATCTGCAATTACTTACGGCGCCTTTGCAATAGGTGGCAATATGTGGGGTGGAAATGAGCAACAAGACTCTATTGATGCTGTTCATGCATCTTTAGATCATGGTGTTACAAGCTTAGATACTGCTCCTTTCTATGGATTTGGCCTAAGCGAAGAACTTATTGGCCAGGCAATTAAAGGTAAAGACAGAACCAAAATACAGCTATTAAGTAAATTCGGTTTAGTTTGGGATGGTAGCAATAACGGAAAAGGCGAGTTCTTTTTTGATGCTAACGACAACGGAAAAACCTTACCAGTATATAAATACACTGCCAAAGCCAACATTATTAAAGAAGTTGAAGAAAGCTTAAAAAGATTAGGCACAGACTATCTTGATTTATTACAGTTGCACTGGCCGGATGCTACAACTCCAATAAGCGAAACTATGGAAGCACTTGAAAGCCTCATCCAACAAGGAAAAATCAGAGCTGCAGGGGTAAGTAATTATAGTTTGGATCAGTTAAAAGAAGCCGAAAAATCAATCAGCCTTGCTTCTAATCAACTCTCTTACAGTATGCTTAACAGAGCAATAGAAAAAGATGTGATCCCTTATACTATAGAAAACAATATTGGAATTATAGCCTATAGCCCTTTAGAAAGAGGTTTACTTACCGGTAAATATTTTAAAGATGCCACCTTAAAATCAGACGATCATAGAAATGGTTACTTTGGCCAGTTCGATCCTGAAAAGGTAAAATCATTTCTAAATGCAATAGAGCCTTTGGCAATCAGTAAAAATGCTTCCTTATCTCAGTTGGTTTTAAGGTGGACAACCTTGCAACCTGGTATAACAATAGTACTAGCAGGTGCCAGAAATGCCACCCAGGCAATAGATAATGCAAAAGCAATTAACATTTCAATTAATAATGATGAATTGGAATTTATTAATAAGGAACTGGCAAAACTGTAGTTCTTATTTTATAAACAATACTTCAAAGAAGAGCTCTTGAAACAATCAAAGAGCTCTTTTTTCTTTTTTCATTTTATGCAAATTTACAGCTGCATCTATAGAATGCGAGGTATGTATATCATTATCGGCTTCAGATATATCTGAAAGTTTCTGATAGTATTTATGAAGAACATCCAGTTCAGATTCTGTTAAATCCTCAATATCAACCATCCTGTTGCTGGCATGCCTGCTTGCCGCTATCAATTCATTTAGTTTAAGCTGAATAGCTTTTGAATCTTTATTTTGAGATTTCTGAATAAGGAAAACCATTAAAAACGTAATTATTGTGGTACCTGTATTGATAACAAGCTGCCAGGTATCAGAATAATTAAAAATGGGACCCGAAAGTATCCATGCAATGACAATTAAAAATGCCACACAAAAAGCCATAGGGCTTCCTGTCCAGTTTGTGATTTTTGTAGATGCTTTTTCAAAGAAATTTCCAGAAGTATTTTTCATAACAGCTAATAATTTTTAATGGTTTAAATCTTAATAAATCTAATCAAATAATGTTTGTTCACTTAATATAATTAATTAACAATAACACCATGATCCACAGTATGTTTTACATAAAACAGCATAGATTTCAACATATTATTCTGCTGAAAATGAATATTTTTAAATAAATTTGAATCAGAATGTTACATATTGACTTTGCATACATCTAAAGTCAGTACCTTCATCCTAATGAAGTAAAATATCCGAAATGAAAACAATTGTCCTAGACGTTTCTGGAAACAAAGCACATTCACTTGAAGTTGATTCTGCAATCTCCTTCAGGCCATTTATACAATACCTTAAAGAAAGGGTAAAAGGCGAAAAAACCGTTAAAGGTGCATTATATAAAACAGCCCTTAAAGAATTTAAGAAATATGATGTTGATGACACAGATATTCCACTTGAAAACATACATAATTACGAAAGCCTGCTCGAAAACATGTATGCCTGCCTTACTCCAGCACTTGCAACAGAAGAAAAGCTAGCCTGGGGCTTATGTTTTCCTTTACAGCCCGTAACATTTTACGGTACAGAACTGATGTACCAATTGCTAGAAAACAAAAAGAATGATCAGGATTCATATGTGGTTTCCAAAACTCCAGCCGAATATCATAAAGAGCGGTTGCAACTGGTTTATTCTTTCATTTTAAAGGAACTTTATAATTTTCATGTACCTGTAAAAATGCACCAATACCATGCAGGTATAAAATCCGATACAGGCCTTTTAGGCTATTTTCATGTAAACCTTAATACAGATTTTATAGAAGTTACCCCTAAAGGCGAATTACCGCCGCTTAATTTCAGGGAGCTTCAACAATATATAGGAGAAGGTTCCAGCTACGAAATACTTGAAAAAATATTACCGCTTAATCTTTTCCGTTTTAGAGGCATCTCTGTAATTACAGTATCAGATGTAACTGCTATTCAGGCGGTAGAAAATATAAAAAACATACGGCTAACACGTACTCCTGGCGACCAGGAGGCTACTTACAGCGACGTTATCCAATCACTAAAAACAATAGTCCAAAATAATAAAATTGAGTTTGATCTGTTTCCCTTCGTAAAAGTTAACAACAAACCTGTTTATGGCAATGTAAAAGGAGGAACGGGTATACTATTCTCCGTTTGGGGCGAAGACAATTTAGATCCTGAAACTTTTCAGCAGTATGCAGAGGGCTATTCTGCTAACCCCGACTCATTCTTTTCTCCTGATATTCTGGCCGAAGATCCAGTTGTATTTCACTGGCTTCATCACTTTGTAAAACTAGGGGTTAAATCACTTGCCCTCACTCCCGTTTTTTACGACCATTCAATTGTTGGTGTATTAGCCGTACACACCTGGGAAGGTGAAACTTTTGATGAAAAAATACTTGCGCTACTTGAGCCTGCCATAGCACCAATAGCGCAGCTATTACAGATTTATATTGATGAATTTAACCTGGAACTAGAGAATATAATAAAAGAGAAGTTCACCTCCATCCAGCCTTCTGTTCAATGGAAATTTAATGAAGTGGCGTGGCATCATATGCACGACAAAAAGAAGCATTTGCCAATCAGAAATGAAGACATTAGCTTTAAAGAGGTATATCCTTTTTATGGTGCTATTGACATCAGAAACTCTACCGTTGAAAGAAATATGGCCAGTAAGGCCGATCTGAGCCATCATTTAAACATACTATCTCAAATACTTGATCAACTAAAAGATCATCATTACTCTTCTTTAATGGAAGAGATGATTTTCAATTCAAGAAAATGGCAACAGGTACTTTTACAAGAAGTATTAAACACCCAGGACGAAACCAATCTGAATAGCTTTTTGAAGGAAGAATCTAGTGATTATCTGTTCCATTTATCACAGCAGGAACCTAAGCTCAAAAAATTAATTGATGATTATTTACTGCTAACCGGAATTGCAGATGGCGATGTTCATAAAAACAGATATGCCCTTGAAGTTTCCATGCAGATGATAAATACCGCAATTAATAACTTTTTTGAAGCAGAAAAAGAGAAATTACAGCAATCATATCCTTGTTATTTCGAAAAATTCAGAACCGATGGGGTTGAATATGATATTTACATAGGCCAATCCATCTCTCCTGATAAAATATTTAATCATTTTCACCTAAAAAACCTAAGGCTGTGGCAACTTTCATCTATGGCCAATGTAGTTAGGCTTACCCATGCCTTACTGCCTGCCATGCCAACTAAGCTTTACACTACTCAGCTTTTGTTTATCCATAATCATACAATAGACATTAGTTTCAGAGCCGATGAGCGTAAATTTGATGTAGAGGGTGCATATAACATCAGGTACCAAATGATAAAAAAACGAATTGATAAAGTTCACATCAGAGGTACTAATGAACGTTTAACACAACCAGATAAGATAGCGCTGATCTATTTTAATAAACGTGATATTGATGATTATCTTCCATTTATTACCTATTTACAGGAAACAGGAGTGCTGGATCTGGGGCTTGAAGAACTTGATTTGGAGGATTTACAGGGGCTAAGCGGCTTAAAGGCATTAAGAGTTGGCGTTGTACATCCAGAAAAACCGAACAACATTTAGCCATAGATATGTCATATACTTTTAAAAGTATTTACTTTTAAATATTAGTATATACTTTTGACTAAATTAACTATTTAGTCAAAACTTATGAAAAGTATTTTACCTCTCTTTGGTCTTTTATTGCTGCTAAGTGCTTGCGGTAATACAGAGAAAATGCAACTAAGAGCCCCTGAGCCTCAGGTTGCTGAAGCAAAAACAGATAGCATCGCAGTTATAGCTAAAGACAGCACAAAAACTGATTCAGCCAAAACTCCTTTACCCCATTAATTCTTTCATAAGCTTATCAAAGTCGGCTTTCATTATTGCAAGCTCTTCTTCTACTTTTGCCAATCGCTGCTCCAAATCACTTGCCGGTTTACTGTAATTATCATCAGGCGAATCATCTTGTGTTAAATCAGGCGTTCCGCTCAATAAATGTACATAACGCATTTCCTTTTGTCCGGCACGCTTAGGCAGCTGCAAAACATAAGGCATTTCCGGATCCGATAACCTTTCAAGTACAGATTGTACTTCTTCTAACGATTCAAACTCATATAATCTGCCAGAATTGGTATTTAATTCGCCCGGGGTTTGCGCTCCTCTTAGCATCAGCAAACAAATTATAGCCACTTCCTGAGGGGTTACCGGAAAAACGATAGCAAAATTGTGTTTATACTTAATGCTTCTACTTGCACCACCTGTTGCAGTAGAAATTAAACTCTTTCTTTTTAAAGTATCCAGAGTCAACATTACAGTCTGCTCATCATATTGTACAACTGGCTTACGTGAGGTTTTTTGATTGCAGGCCGCTGTAATAGCATTGATTGTCATCGGATAATATTCAGGCGTGGTCTTGGATTTCTCCATTAATACACCTAAAACACGAAGTTCTTCAGCATTTAAAACCGGCAGGGTTTGAGGTGAATCCATTAAGCTTTAAGAATTTGATAAAATTAGATTAATCCTGTTTAATTCATCTTCAGTAAAGCTGGTATTTTCAAGGCACTTTAATGAATCAGCAAGTTGTTCAGGTCTGCTTGCACCTACCAATACAGAAGTAATTCTTGGGTCGCGCAAAATCCACGACAATGCCATATGAGCCAGCTTCTGCCCTCTTTCCTGAGCTATCGCATTCAGCTTATTCAGCTGATTTAGTTTCTCCTCAGTAATTTGATCACGCTGTAAAAATCCATGAGATTTTGCAGCTCTTGAATCTTCAGGGATGCCTTTTAAATATTTATCAGTAAGCAACCCTTGCGCCAGTGGCGAAAATGGAATACAGCCTACCCCTTCGTTACCTAAAAGATCTAACAAACCATCTTCTATCCAACGCTCATACATAGAGTATTTAGGCTGATGAATAATACATGGAGTACCCAATTCTTTTAAAATTTGAATAGCACGCGCAGCCTCTTCCGGCTTGTAATTAGATATACCTACATATAATGCCTTACCCTGACGAACAATAAGATCTAACGCTGCCATGGTTTCTTCTAGCGGAGTTTCAGGATCCGGACGATGATGATAAAAAATATCAACATAATCTAATCCCATTCTTTTTAAGCTCTGATCTAAACTCGATACCAGATACTTTTTAGAGCCCCAATCGCCATAAGGACCATCCCACATGGTATAGCCGGCCTTACTCGAAATAATCATTTCATCTCTGTAACCGGCAAAATCTCTCTTTAATAATTTACCAAAATTCTCTTCGGCTGAACCTGGAGGCGGGCCGTAGTT contains the following coding sequences:
- a CDS encoding plastocyanin/azurin family copper-binding protein, which translates into the protein MSKYYICFAFVVFLFASCFSVKEKPKAYTVEIKNMKFVPDDITVKQGDTIIWVNHDMMAHDVTEEGSKQWTSSIIPSGGSWKMGVTAAANYYCSIHVVMKGKIRLQ
- a CDS encoding DUF4142 domain-containing protein; this translates as MKMIKTLASSSIITMALSVVFTATLLAQTPKLNDAEVASVAVTANQIDINYATVAKAKSKNVDILKFAETMSNDHKAVIAQAVALVTKLKVTPKDNAVSKKLMADAEVTKKTLLSKSGKAFDKAYIDNEVAYHKAVIGAVEGLLIPSSKNAELKALLEKVVPALKVHLSHAEMVQMKFK
- a CDS encoding helix-turn-helix domain-containing protein, translated to MMASKEVVIQELISKSGEQLLSVKETTYKDLSTPAQSAMYTVLFIKEGKGLYHADFGIFPFAAPALLFSTPLQVIHLQKAESVKCTQLQFHGDFYCIEFHRTEVRCNGLLFNNIYVDPIVALSDKEAKVFSKLVDDLREELSHPTLSDIVPRAYLQLFLAKSSSIKMNGPFNINADRERDELMEQFSQLLDQHYLTLRKPSDYADLLSMSRDNFTRRCTRYFRKSPSQLIQEKLILEAKKQLHLTRQTIKEIAYNLQFQDEFYFSRVFKKFTKVSPQAFRDKTGISIVADMSKD
- a CDS encoding DUF417 family protein, which gives rise to MKSSIINTIANLDQLGKNAIRFGIVVVFLWIGGLKFFTYEADGVVPFVANSPFMSFFYNHPDEYKDHMNKEGDLIPANHQWHIANNTYGFSAGLGVFLITLGLLVALHKVAPLASMIGSGFIFLMSLGTLSFLITTPESWVPHLTDEQWGFPYLSGRGRLVIKDIVILGGAIITMSESAKLYLQNKASKKVA
- a CDS encoding phosphatase PAP2 family protein; this encodes MSVLPVSSFAQNRLQRLDDQILIDLSKTRTPEKTGFFMFLSKNNDLVNVGVPVGLFAAGVIGKDKEMRQNALYVVSSSAVNALVTMLIKKAVKRPRPFLANVKINAVYQPSHYSFPSGHTSTSFTTATALSQAYPKWYVIAPAYLWASSVSFSRLYLGVHYPTDVAAGAVLGTGTALSFKFMRPN
- a CDS encoding LysR family transcriptional regulator, translating into MVNLEWFRTFKAIYETGTLTGAAEALYVSQPGVSLHLSSLESYVGYKLFDRTSRKMVSTERGKILYNYIQESLCKLEEAERHFHKTAEKEKPTISIGMCFETFQFTLESYLPTLDFNVIIKFGDYPQMLSDLDNGILDLIITPQKGDYKGLVYTPFFKERIVVIGGAKTSTDDLEPLLKSKDLNAIQDWLKRQTWYGTAGDMEHLRRFWHVNFGKRPDFKPNYIVPNMSSIIRCLSGGNGIAVIPDFLSKNELDSGNVKQIWEGYNVIENTLYFGTRRKTMYLDEVNQIQEIFLKEMVNEHQDKQAVIFN
- a CDS encoding NAD(P)H-dependent oxidoreductase, with amino-acid sequence METKKIFVINGGQVFGHSGGRFNKTIFDATLQFFKNKEGFEIRSTDINDNYDPKQEVENYVWADIVIYHTPIWWFQVPNGLKKYIDVVFTEGHQSGIYHSDGRSSQNPTINYGTGGMLHGKKYMVTSSWNAPKEAFTLPGEFFNETSVDDGVLFGFHRMNAFTGMKPLPGLHFHDVEKNANIAVDLERYTTHLNNIFINKAHEHLLNSNFQSQATAC
- a CDS encoding putative quinol monooxygenase; translation: MSIYLTAISKAKPQHVDQFKALLLTLVVESRKEEACIQYDLHQSTDNPALFIFHEEWASKEALELHNQTAHIAKFIKDSVDIIDGNVTIHITEKLA
- a CDS encoding aldo/keto reductase — encoded protein: MEYRNLGKTDLNLSAITYGAFAIGGNMWGGNEQQDSIDAVHASLDHGVTSLDTAPFYGFGLSEELIGQAIKGKDRTKIQLLSKFGLVWDGSNNGKGEFFFDANDNGKTLPVYKYTAKANIIKEVEESLKRLGTDYLDLLQLHWPDATTPISETMEALESLIQQGKIRAAGVSNYSLDQLKEAEKSISLASNQLSYSMLNRAIEKDVIPYTIENNIGIIAYSPLERGLLTGKYFKDATLKSDDHRNGYFGQFDPEKVKSFLNAIEPLAISKNASLSQLVLRWTTLQPGITIVLAGARNATQAIDNAKAINISINNDELEFINKELAKL
- a CDS encoding low affinity iron permease family protein — its product is MKNTSGNFFEKASTKITNWTGSPMAFCVAFLIVIAWILSGPIFNYSDTWQLVINTGTTIITFLMVFLIQKSQNKDSKAIQLKLNELIAASRHASNRMVDIEDLTESELDVLHKYYQKLSDISEADNDIHTSHSIDAAVNLHKMKKEKRAL
- a CDS encoding GAF domain-containing protein is translated as MKTIVLDVSGNKAHSLEVDSAISFRPFIQYLKERVKGEKTVKGALYKTALKEFKKYDVDDTDIPLENIHNYESLLENMYACLTPALATEEKLAWGLCFPLQPVTFYGTELMYQLLENKKNDQDSYVVSKTPAEYHKERLQLVYSFILKELYNFHVPVKMHQYHAGIKSDTGLLGYFHVNLNTDFIEVTPKGELPPLNFRELQQYIGEGSSYEILEKILPLNLFRFRGISVITVSDVTAIQAVENIKNIRLTRTPGDQEATYSDVIQSLKTIVQNNKIEFDLFPFVKVNNKPVYGNVKGGTGILFSVWGEDNLDPETFQQYAEGYSANPDSFFSPDILAEDPVVFHWLHHFVKLGVKSLALTPVFYDHSIVGVLAVHTWEGETFDEKILALLEPAIAPIAQLLQIYIDEFNLELENIIKEKFTSIQPSVQWKFNEVAWHHMHDKKKHLPIRNEDISFKEVYPFYGAIDIRNSTVERNMASKADLSHHLNILSQILDQLKDHHYSSLMEEMIFNSRKWQQVLLQEVLNTQDETNLNSFLKEESSDYLFHLSQQEPKLKKLIDDYLLLTGIADGDVHKNRYALEVSMQMINTAINNFFEAEKEKLQQSYPCYFEKFRTDGVEYDIYIGQSISPDKIFNHFHLKNLRLWQLSSMANVVRLTHALLPAMPTKLYTTQLLFIHNHTIDISFRADERKFDVEGAYNIRYQMIKKRIDKVHIRGTNERLTQPDKIALIYFNKRDIDDYLPFITYLQETGVLDLGLEELDLEDLQGLSGLKALRVGVVHPEKPNNI
- a CDS encoding YceH family protein, with the translated sequence MDSPQTLPVLNAEELRVLGVLMEKSKTTPEYYPMTINAITAACNQKTSRKPVVQYDEQTVMLTLDTLKRKSLISTATGGASRSIKYKHNFAIVFPVTPQEVAIICLLMLRGAQTPGELNTNSGRLYEFESLEEVQSVLERLSDPEMPYVLQLPKRAGQKEMRYVHLLSGTPDLTQDDSPDDNYSKPASDLEQRLAKVEEELAIMKADFDKLMKELMG
- the mgrA gene encoding L-glyceraldehyde 3-phosphate reductase produces the protein MPYTPNSSRYTQMQYRRCGNSGLKLPAISLGLWHNFGHVDQLENCSNILKLAFDNGITHFDLANNYGPPPGSAEENFGKLLKRDFAGYRDEMIISSKAGYTMWDGPYGDWGSKKYLVSSLDQSLKRMGLDYVDIFYHHRPDPETPLEETMAALDLIVRQGKALYVGISNYKPEEAARAIQILKELGTPCIIHQPKYSMYERWIEDGLLDLLGNEGVGCIPFSPLAQGLLTDKYLKGIPEDSRAAKSHGFLQRDQITEEKLNQLNKLNAIAQERGQKLAHMALSWILRDPRITSVLVGASRPEQLADSLKCLENTSFTEDELNRINLILSNS